In Cicer arietinum cultivar CDC Frontier isolate Library 1 chromosome 1, Cicar.CDCFrontier_v2.0, whole genome shotgun sequence, one DNA window encodes the following:
- the LOC101508272 gene encoding uncharacterized protein, which translates to MSNKSPIFPISDPQHFSDYGFDPQINYFQVLEEAMKHKREASRSIDSIHFKLQKPISKEDSRNKLHTHNKSKKKKWWKNALFFFKWKWAHHNNGDNNDIHQARAKAFRATISGPVYLTESRSGSNTPFRTASRPSSGPLAGTLTPPALGAVDIPYLSLRELTMEQKQQQRMSTSAMPIYFVT; encoded by the exons ATGTCTAACAAATCTCCAATTTTTCCCATATCAGACCCTCAACATTTCAGTGACTATGGTTTTGACCCTCAAATCAATTATTTTCAG gttTTGGAAGAAGCAATGAAACACAAGCGAGAAGCTTCAAGATCCATAGACTCCATACACTTCAAGCTTCAAAAACCCATTTCAAAGGAAGATTCAAGGAACAAACTTCACACTCACAACAAATCAAAGAAGAAAAAGTGGTGGAAAAACGCTCTTTTCTTCTTCAAATGGAAGTGGGCCCACCACAATAACGGTGATAACAATGATATTCATCAAGCCCGGGCCAAAGCCTTTCGGGCCACAATTTCTGGGCCCGTTTACTTGACAGAGAGTAGAAGTGGGTCTAACACGCCTTTCAGAACTGCCAGCAGGCCTTCCTCCGGCCCACTCGCCGGAACATTGACGCCGCCGGCATTGGGTGCGGTGGATATACCTTACTTGAGTTTAAGAGAACTTACCATGGAACAAAAACAGCAACAAAGGATGTCTACCTCGGCTATGCCTATTTACTTTGTCACATGA